A window of the Isosphaera pallida ATCC 43644 genome harbors these coding sequences:
- the cmr4 gene encoding type III-B CRISPR module RAMP protein Cmr4, with translation MSEKTSPRSSKAAALLILHAHSGIHAGTGQELGTVDLPIQRERVTNFPVIRGSSLKGALRQALFDRGMDSNTITTIFGPESNNASDHAGAIVVGDARLVLFPMRSLRGTFAWTTCPLALNRLQRDLKDAGLPGEIPSPPKFTNDQILVANGENELAFETNRAGTSTPGTAQPKPEMVVLEEYGFKVAIQPKYMLEELPSKLAKGLGDVIALDELKKRLAVLKDDLFTNFVSFCTEVVTRVHLDDMTKTVKKGQLWTEELLPAETVLAAVVMCSGSRRLENNPSGVELLRQLKQTLGSVLQIGGKETVGYGLCRVAWVGLDG, from the coding sequence ATGTCCGAAAAAACCTCCCCTCGTTCGTCGAAAGCCGCCGCGCTGTTGATTCTCCACGCCCACTCGGGTATCCATGCCGGAACAGGTCAGGAACTTGGGACCGTCGATTTGCCAATTCAGCGCGAACGAGTCACCAACTTCCCGGTCATCCGAGGCTCCTCACTCAAGGGAGCTTTGCGGCAGGCGCTGTTCGATCGGGGTATGGACTCCAACACAATCACAACCATTTTCGGTCCCGAGTCCAACAACGCCTCCGACCACGCCGGGGCCATCGTGGTGGGCGACGCGCGTCTGGTGCTGTTTCCGATGCGCAGTCTCAGAGGCACCTTCGCCTGGACTACCTGTCCCCTGGCACTAAACCGTCTTCAGCGCGACCTCAAGGACGCTGGACTGCCAGGCGAGATTCCTTCGCCTCCCAAGTTCACCAACGATCAGATTTTGGTAGCTAACGGCGAGAACGAACTCGCGTTTGAAACGAATCGAGCCGGAACATCCACCCCCGGCACGGCTCAACCCAAGCCGGAAATGGTGGTTCTCGAGGAATATGGCTTCAAAGTGGCAATTCAACCTAAATACATGCTCGAAGAGCTCCCGTCCAAGCTCGCCAAGGGATTGGGTGACGTGATCGCGCTGGACGAACTCAAGAAGCGGCTCGCCGTGTTGAAGGATGATCTGTTCACCAACTTTGTCAGCTTTTGCACCGAGGTGGTGACGCGCGTGCATCTCGACGACATGACCAAGACGGTCAAGAAGGGTCAACTCTGGACCGAGGAGTTGCTACCTGCGGAAACCGTGCTGGCGGCGGTGGTGATGTGTTCCGGTTCGCGCCGTTTGGAAAACAACCCCAGCGGTGTCGAGCTGCTCAGACAACTTAAGCAAACCTTGGGCTCCGTTCTGCAAATCGGCGGCAAGGAAACCGTGGGTTACGGCCTTTGTCGGGTGGCCTGGGTAGGCCTGGATGGATGA
- the cmr5 gene encoding type III-B CRISPR module-associated protein Cmr5 gives MAIMYDKDRAADAWKRVREIASKDEELQKRYRSQVRSGPAMIQRSGLGQFLAFLASKGFENGDQEVKGKEGANAQLYRHLTCWVAKALGHDPDNRLRPENIAPGRSQNGQFDLLAFLLNSSTTLEQTMHATTEALAWMRWARRFADSQLTMPEANDE, from the coding sequence ATGGCTATCATGTACGACAAGGATCGCGCTGCCGACGCCTGGAAACGGGTGCGGGAGATCGCTAGCAAAGACGAGGAGTTGCAGAAGCGCTACCGCAGCCAGGTCCGCTCCGGCCCGGCGATGATCCAGCGCAGTGGTCTGGGCCAATTTCTGGCGTTCCTAGCCTCCAAGGGGTTTGAGAATGGCGATCAGGAAGTCAAGGGCAAGGAGGGAGCGAACGCACAGCTTTATCGGCATCTCACCTGCTGGGTGGCCAAGGCGTTGGGACACGACCCCGACAACAGACTTAGACCCGAGAACATCGCGCCGGGACGCAGCCAAAACGGGCAATTCGACTTGCTGGCGTTTCTACTGAATTCCAGCACGACGCTCGAACAGACGATGCACGCCACAACCGAAGCGCTGGCCTGGATGCGCTGGGCGCGACGGTTCGCCGATTCGCAACTCACGATGCCCGAAGCCAACGACGAATGA
- the cmr6 gene encoding type III-B CRISPR module RAMP protein Cmr6 yields the protein MSAFVPINGQTAEQLEVGQPTNAGRKAHEVLKRLVGSPALQGESRPHIGLVVDRYLPINADPVGRAGGAWQVSAYKSEDKAPILRSLVECANRSWERNDAPWRRWGRNFEQLATEGNGVGFTVKPSWRWIIGLGNQTVLETGITLHHTYGVPYLPGSALKGLTQALVEREEELPELARRIDELGDTLKNAYPEEHWRSMGNTPRERIVNLMFGHKTEARDQSTNETAQAAGEVVFLGGVPVESRDRKDVPRLVVDVMTPHFINYYRDPDHAAPLECDNPIPVPFLAVAGGRYRVALRPRRGRTPRDLVQLAADLCKDALDNLGVGGKTAKGYGYFLER from the coding sequence ATGAGCGCCTTCGTTCCGATCAATGGACAGACGGCGGAACAGCTTGAGGTTGGCCAACCAACGAACGCTGGTCGAAAAGCTCACGAAGTTCTTAAAAGGCTGGTCGGTTCGCCCGCTCTCCAAGGCGAGTCGCGTCCGCACATCGGGTTGGTCGTCGATCGGTATTTGCCCATCAACGCCGATCCGGTTGGAAGGGCCGGAGGCGCATGGCAGGTCTCCGCCTACAAGTCGGAGGACAAAGCGCCGATCTTGCGGTCGCTGGTGGAATGCGCCAATCGTTCTTGGGAGCGTAACGACGCCCCCTGGCGACGTTGGGGCCGGAACTTCGAGCAGTTGGCGACCGAGGGGAACGGGGTCGGGTTCACCGTCAAACCGTCCTGGCGATGGATCATCGGGCTGGGCAACCAAACGGTGCTGGAAACGGGGATCACGCTTCATCATACTTACGGTGTTCCCTACCTTCCCGGCTCGGCGCTCAAGGGGCTGACTCAGGCGCTGGTCGAGCGCGAGGAGGAACTGCCCGAACTCGCTCGCCGGATTGACGAACTGGGTGACACGCTCAAAAATGCGTATCCCGAGGAGCATTGGCGGTCGATGGGGAACACTCCGCGCGAGCGGATCGTCAACCTGATGTTCGGACACAAGACCGAGGCCCGCGACCAGTCCACCAACGAGACGGCTCAGGCCGCCGGCGAGGTCGTCTTTCTGGGCGGCGTGCCGGTCGAGAGTCGGGATCGGAAGGATGTACCCCGGTTGGTCGTCGATGTGATGACTCCCCACTTCATCAACTATTACCGTGACCCCGACCATGCGGCTCCGCTGGAGTGCGACAACCCCATCCCAGTCCCGTTTCTGGCGGTCGCGGGCGGACGCTATCGGGTCGCTCTGCGGCCCCGTCGCGGCCGCACCCCGCGCGACCTCGTTCAACTTGCGGCCGATCTTTGCAAAGACGCGCTGGATAACCTAGGCGTTGGCGGCAAGACTGCCAAAGGGTATGGTTATTTCCTAGAGCGTTGA
- a CDS encoding RAMP superfamily CRISPR-associated protein: MSRWLKLKVELVTPCFLAGSQGSDTTDKELMQEGLRVPSLIGSWRSWLRADLGARMPPNAMRRREDLLFVRRREDLLFGSQHRRDLFRHQEGPGIQARLRVRISHTLTQNQIVSQGQKAGFGIPYDHFRAEGGSAVDSLGYLLGQGLYNFRDGTTRPAIKAGTSFEVEVTIGRTRDNKDNVTEAQLWADLRRTLWLWSNFGGVGSRSRRGWGSVQIMGIENVEAIADAAERQAWQEWFPSFETTTWNEQSRSGLLNRLAEMAGVSKENITQSILYSGPETDLDNPQSCDTPQGETAFAHLRSFVAVVPIRTAHNETWAEALADLANEMLAVRSNIDHKSEKVRSLPRLQDHDTVYQYTCGHTLDVAPYRAAFGLPHPYYFASSEAKALFNTRTGRRASPVLLHVAKVPGDTANRPRYVGRAIWFKARLVPGDRQEIIEERDRNRVIPFRNDKWAVVRMFLKGMSRVNAGMAPGSKPPLVPEPVVRAPEKPAAILPFTLRPGNRYDATLVRLENGEWGALIRSNPQPVPLVSKEPITLDEGHRIEVEYPKDAKEYKVRFKKPLRS; encoded by the coding sequence ATGAGTCGCTGGCTCAAGCTCAAGGTCGAGTTGGTCACCCCCTGCTTTCTGGCCGGTTCGCAAGGCAGTGACACCACGGACAAGGAGTTGATGCAGGAAGGGCTGCGGGTTCCCAGCCTCATTGGTTCCTGGCGATCCTGGCTGCGTGCCGATCTCGGCGCGCGGATGCCACCAAACGCGATGCGTCGTCGTGAGGATTTGCTCTTCGTGCGTCGCCGCGAGGATTTGCTCTTCGGCAGTCAGCATAGACGCGACCTTTTCCGTCATCAAGAAGGCCCAGGGATTCAGGCACGCTTGCGGGTGCGAATATCCCACACGTTGACTCAAAATCAGATCGTGTCGCAGGGCCAGAAGGCTGGATTCGGCATTCCCTACGACCACTTTCGAGCCGAAGGGGGAAGTGCGGTGGATTCCCTCGGCTATCTTCTGGGGCAAGGTTTGTACAATTTCAGAGATGGAACGACCCGGCCCGCGATCAAAGCCGGAACATCGTTTGAAGTCGAGGTGACGATTGGTCGCACACGTGACAATAAGGACAACGTGACCGAAGCACAACTCTGGGCCGACCTGCGCCGGACGTTGTGGCTCTGGTCCAACTTCGGCGGAGTCGGTTCGCGGTCGAGGCGCGGTTGGGGCAGCGTTCAGATCATGGGGATCGAAAACGTCGAAGCGATTGCCGACGCCGCCGAACGCCAAGCCTGGCAAGAGTGGTTCCCCTCCTTCGAGACCACCACCTGGAACGAGCAATCGCGTTCGGGGTTGCTCAATCGTCTGGCCGAGATGGCGGGGGTTTCCAAGGAGAACATCACGCAGTCGATTCTCTATTCCGGTCCCGAAACCGATTTGGACAATCCTCAGAGTTGCGACACTCCTCAAGGGGAAACCGCGTTCGCCCATCTCCGGTCTTTCGTGGCGGTCGTCCCGATTCGGACCGCGCACAATGAAACCTGGGCCGAAGCGTTGGCCGATCTCGCCAATGAAATGCTGGCGGTTCGCAGCAACATCGACCATAAGTCCGAAAAAGTTCGCTCCCTGCCACGCTTGCAGGATCATGATACTGTTTACCAGTACACATGCGGTCACACTCTCGATGTGGCTCCCTATCGAGCTGCGTTTGGATTGCCTCATCCCTATTACTTCGCAAGCTCAGAAGCCAAAGCCTTGTTCAACACGAGAACGGGGCGTCGCGCCTCGCCGGTGTTGCTTCATGTGGCCAAGGTTCCGGGCGATACGGCCAATCGGCCTCGGTATGTGGGCCGCGCGATCTGGTTCAAGGCGCGGCTGGTCCCTGGAGATCGTCAAGAGATCATTGAGGAAAGAGACAGGAATCGCGTCATTCCGTTTCGGAATGACAAGTGGGCTGTGGTTCGGATGTTCCTCAAAGGAATGTCCCGGGTCAATGCCGGAATGGCTCCCGGCTCGAAACCACCTTTGGTGCCTGAGCCGGTCGTCAGAGCTCCAGAGAAACCGGCGGCCATTCTTCCCTTCACGCTTCGTCCCGGTAACCGCTACGATGCGACGTTGGTTCGACTGGAGAATGGTGAATGGGGAGCGTTAATCAGGTCGAATCCCCAACCCGTCCCGCTCGTGTCCAAAGAGCCAATCACCTTAGACGAGGGGCATCGAATCGAGGTCGAATATCCCAAGGATGCCAAGGAATACAAAGTTCGGTTCAAGAAGCCATTGCGCTCTTGA
- a CDS encoding zinc-dependent alcohol dehydrogenase family protein, which translates to MLVHRLRPASSVSRFPFDPVATDEPTPKVGPRDVRTTIRACSLNYRDLLVRKGTYGGDPDGLVPLSDGAGEVVEVGAEVTRFRPGDRVAANFFANWPGGPFSQEAADSALGGARDGMMAEHVVLPESAWVTIPEHLDFNQAACLPCAGVTAWNGLFQRGPAPTQADTVLTMGTGGVSLFALAMTRAVGARAILTSRSAAKLEKVRDLWQSWGGATDRLHLIDTTTQPEWERAVRDLTNGRGADRIIELGGPGTLARSYKATAYNGHIALIGVLAGLEPTGNPFVLAMRNATLHGVYVGSTADFEAMNAFLHTHRLVPVIEPSAILPASRLADAYDLLASGTHLGKVVVEMER; encoded by the coding sequence ATGTTGGTCCACCGCCTTCGCCCTGCCTCGTCGGTGTCGCGGTTCCCGTTCGACCCGGTCGCCACCGACGAACCAACGCCCAAGGTCGGTCCCCGCGACGTGCGAACCACGATCCGGGCCTGCTCCCTCAACTATCGGGATCTCCTGGTACGCAAGGGAACCTATGGAGGCGACCCCGACGGCCTCGTTCCCCTTTCCGACGGGGCCGGCGAGGTGGTCGAGGTCGGCGCGGAGGTGACCCGGTTCCGTCCCGGCGACCGGGTCGCGGCCAACTTCTTCGCCAACTGGCCGGGTGGCCCCTTCTCCCAAGAGGCGGCCGATTCCGCCCTGGGAGGCGCGCGGGATGGTATGATGGCCGAACACGTCGTCTTACCCGAATCGGCTTGGGTGACCATCCCTGAACATCTCGACTTTAACCAGGCCGCCTGCCTCCCCTGCGCTGGCGTGACCGCTTGGAATGGTCTGTTCCAACGCGGACCGGCTCCCACCCAAGCCGACACCGTGTTGACGATGGGTACCGGCGGCGTCTCTTTGTTCGCCCTGGCAATGACCCGCGCCGTGGGCGCTCGGGCGATTCTGACCAGTCGCTCGGCCGCCAAGCTGGAGAAGGTCCGCGACCTCTGGCAAAGCTGGGGAGGCGCGACCGATCGTCTCCACCTCATCGACACCACCACCCAACCCGAATGGGAACGCGCCGTCCGTGACCTGACCAATGGCCGAGGGGCCGATCGGATCATCGAGCTTGGTGGACCAGGTACCCTGGCCCGAAGCTACAAAGCGACCGCTTACAACGGTCACATCGCGTTGATTGGCGTCCTCGCTGGTCTGGAACCGACCGGCAACCCGTTTGTGTTGGCGATGCGCAACGCCACCCTGCACGGCGTCTACGTCGGCTCCACCGCCGACTTCGAGGCGATGAACGCCTTTTTGCACACCCATCGCCTCGTTCCGGTGATCGAACCCTCGGCGATCCTGCCCGCCTCCCGGCTTGCCGACGCCTATGACCTGCTGGCCTCCGGCACGCACCTGGGCAAGGTTGTGGTCGAGATGGAGCGGTGA
- a CDS encoding DUF1559 family PulG-like putative transporter, with the protein MRSWTQSRFPFPMMMRRRAGFTLIELLVVIAIIAVLIALLLPAVQAAREAARRAQCVNNLKQIALAGMNYESANGTMPFHNVRRTNEWGSPGGFSGNRSWYCSILPFMEQQALFNALNYNVSDGFNAIPTGINHTVHRTVVQSFLCPSDGVVNRYANWGMANFNYTANGGRPRNVLLPNESPRGASPGKYMGSISMSRMSSTQGPCRNLAYATPNTFMVTIASITDGTSNTVAYSESLKNDGSGNHRDPRRNIAENMALEALDLPALVAVRAGLDRTLSVNWPAWSEEKGDFWAFSDAWQRHVHTHVLPPNSPTVACYFTNTFRCMESDQFINPTSEHPGGVNVAMVDGSVRFIKNTINLEVWWYLGTTSGNEIISSDAL; encoded by the coding sequence ATGCGATCGTGGACTCAAAGTCGGTTCCCGTTCCCGATGATGATGCGTCGTCGCGCGGGCTTCACTCTGATCGAGCTTCTGGTGGTCATTGCCATCATCGCGGTACTGATTGCGCTGCTGCTGCCGGCGGTGCAGGCCGCGCGTGAGGCGGCCCGGCGAGCGCAGTGCGTCAACAACCTCAAGCAGATCGCGCTGGCGGGGATGAACTACGAATCGGCCAACGGCACGATGCCGTTCCACAACGTGCGGCGGACCAACGAGTGGGGCAGCCCCGGGGGGTTCTCGGGCAACCGCAGCTGGTACTGCTCGATTCTGCCGTTCATGGAGCAGCAAGCGCTGTTCAACGCGCTGAACTACAACGTTTCCGATGGCTTCAACGCGATTCCCACGGGGATCAACCACACGGTTCACCGCACGGTGGTTCAATCGTTCCTGTGTCCGTCCGACGGGGTGGTGAACCGCTACGCTAACTGGGGCATGGCCAACTTCAACTACACGGCCAACGGCGGGCGGCCCCGCAACGTGTTGCTGCCCAACGAGTCGCCCCGCGGGGCCTCGCCGGGCAAATACATGGGTTCGATCTCGATGTCGCGGATGAGTTCCACCCAGGGCCCCTGCCGCAACTTGGCTTACGCCACCCCCAACACGTTCATGGTGACCATCGCCTCGATCACCGACGGCACCTCTAATACCGTGGCCTACTCCGAATCGCTCAAGAACGACGGCTCGGGCAACCATCGCGATCCCCGACGCAACATCGCCGAAAACATGGCCCTGGAGGCGCTCGATCTGCCCGCCCTGGTGGCCGTCCGCGCCGGTCTGGACCGGACCTTGTCGGTCAACTGGCCCGCCTGGAGCGAAGAGAAGGGCGACTTCTGGGCCTTCTCCGACGCTTGGCAGCGTCACGTCCACACCCATGTTCTACCGCCTAACTCGCCGACCGTCGCCTGCTACTTCACCAACACCTTCCGTTGCATGGAGTCGGATCAGTTCATCAACCCCACCTCCGAACATCCAGGCGGGGTCAACGTCGCTATGGTGGACGGCTCCGTGCGGTTCATCAAGAACACCATCAACCTGGAAGTCTGGTGGTATCTCGGCACCACCTCGGGCAACGAGATCATTTCCTCCGACGCCCTCTAA
- a CDS encoding MFS transporter, whose translation MPTPMNDHNATDARDEQDRSWLNRTVVGAGLTSALGDLCYETTTVILPGFLAVLGLPAAVLGIVEGVADAVASFTKMVSGYLSDKFGHRKALVLLGYAFTPLGQALIAMALGWPLVLAGRVVSWFGKGLRGPLRDAIVVQAITPPTRGRALGFHRAMDTLGAVVGPLLGVALLAWAGEASGSNPADPFRLVLWLSVVPGVLAVLTFLALVHDPESSPNPALSFFTTIGGLPASFKRYVGAVGVFGVGDFSHGLLILAATVSLTPSMGTVQAAQVAGLLYVGRNLTQALASYPIGALADRHGSLPVLVVGYALGALTAALTALAFLFHLDQVAVWGTIFLAAGLYVAAQDTLESAVTTELVAADRLGTGLGTLGTVNGVAKFLSSALVGTLWTVVSPLLAFGLAAALMTLGTVSLARVRSNRRV comes from the coding sequence ATGCCGACGCCGATGAACGACCACAACGCCACCGACGCGCGGGATGAACAGGATCGCTCTTGGTTGAATCGCACCGTGGTCGGCGCGGGTTTGACCAGCGCGCTGGGCGACCTCTGTTACGAAACAACGACGGTGATCCTGCCGGGCTTCCTCGCGGTCCTTGGCCTTCCCGCGGCGGTGTTAGGCATCGTCGAAGGCGTCGCCGACGCGGTGGCCAGCTTCACCAAGATGGTCTCGGGCTACCTCTCCGACAAATTCGGCCACCGCAAGGCGCTGGTGCTGCTGGGTTACGCCTTCACGCCGTTGGGTCAGGCGTTGATCGCTATGGCGTTGGGCTGGCCGCTCGTTCTGGCGGGACGAGTGGTTTCCTGGTTTGGGAAGGGGTTGCGGGGTCCGTTGCGCGACGCCATTGTGGTCCAGGCGATCACCCCGCCAACACGTGGGCGGGCGTTGGGATTCCATCGCGCGATGGACACCCTGGGGGCGGTGGTCGGGCCTCTGCTTGGGGTGGCTCTTTTGGCCTGGGCGGGAGAGGCGTCGGGGTCCAACCCGGCCGATCCATTCCGGTTGGTGCTTTGGTTGAGCGTTGTTCCCGGCGTTCTGGCCGTCCTCACCTTCCTCGCATTGGTCCACGACCCGGAATCCTCGCCCAACCCGGCGTTAAGCTTCTTCACCACGATCGGCGGCCTGCCCGCTTCGTTCAAAAGGTACGTTGGGGCGGTCGGCGTGTTCGGCGTGGGCGATTTCTCGCACGGTTTGCTGATCCTCGCCGCGACCGTCTCGCTGACGCCCTCGATGGGGACGGTCCAGGCGGCTCAGGTCGCCGGCTTGCTTTATGTCGGGCGCAACCTCACGCAGGCGCTGGCCTCCTATCCCATCGGCGCGTTAGCGGATCGTCATGGCTCGTTGCCCGTGCTGGTGGTCGGCTACGCGCTGGGCGCGCTGACGGCCGCGCTGACGGCTCTAGCGTTTCTCTTCCACCTCGACCAGGTGGCCGTTTGGGGCACCATCTTCCTCGCCGCCGGGTTGTATGTCGCCGCTCAAGACACCTTGGAGTCGGCGGTGACGACCGAACTGGTCGCCGCGGATCGGCTCGGCACCGGTCTGGGAACGCTGGGCACGGTCAACGGCGTCGCCAAATTCCTCTCCAGCGCCTTAGTCGGCACCCTCTGGACCGTCGTTTCGCCCCTCCTCGCCTTCGGCCTGGCCGCCGCCCTAATGACCCTCGGCACCGTATCGCTGGCTCGGGTCCGGAGCAACCGTCGGGTCTGA
- a CDS encoding redoxin domain-containing protein, with product MRHVMVQTLDLRGGCDWRWWEMGSSPRRFSWWVISTVLMVGVGAGVTLPVGAQEQPALEPTKTRDEATPEQKAEEALRAGHSIHGEVFNAGPRRAARLMEGQGTVEFDRDTPADAAHPEIKAFINQGVAQLHTFFYLEAERSFRQAAKLDPDRAIAYWGMAMANIENPDRARGFLEQARRPERWNKASKREQMHIEAFAARMDKDLANNPKEAHRRWIKGLEAIVEAYPDDLDALSWIALAVWRGESSDGVGSRHAVDRLLEEVLEARPDHPGALHYRIHLWDEAKPERALSAAPRYGPAAPGIAHAWHMPGHIYSKLHRYDDATFQQEASARVDHAYMIRDRVMPFEIHNYAHNNEWLAKNLLFQGRTREAIAVARDLFDQPRDPELNHPGKAYCARNLGQTRWLQALSWFGLWDQFRAADAQGLFEWSDTPEDRLKRLSHRGRAAAALGDATELDRQIDEVKSELIRTLDEELAKARREKEAAEAEAQGVDKPPPSAPEVRAEGLKPIPRASLEGLLAELEGWRWLARGDRAAALARFEAASEMRSVEKARALAACGAVERAIETIGHTVATSPNEVVPLAAQVELLADAGRIDEAKQACAALLALARRADEDWPALIRIRRMAQTWGVEVGPTPSGPYPPERFDLNQLGPLTWQPFPAEEIALPDTEGVTWRLSDHRGRFLVLLFYLGMDCAHCMEQLRLFGQHHEALRELGADVVGISTDDTARTRALKHNKDGVAFPMTLLADPELKTFRALTAYDDFEDQPLHAIVLVDPHGAVRYLKVSADPFLDVAFVKRELERLARLERVRNADHAASATPPAALGQVAGCGK from the coding sequence ATGCGTCATGTGATGGTTCAAACGCTCGATTTGCGTGGTGGTTGTGATTGGCGTTGGTGGGAGATGGGATCGTCTCCTCGGCGTTTTTCATGGTGGGTGATTTCCACGGTGCTGATGGTTGGAGTGGGGGCGGGGGTGACGTTGCCGGTTGGTGCTCAAGAACAACCCGCGCTGGAACCAACCAAGACACGCGACGAAGCGACCCCCGAGCAAAAAGCCGAGGAGGCGCTGCGGGCCGGTCACTCGATCCACGGCGAGGTCTTCAACGCTGGCCCGCGCCGGGCGGCCCGACTCATGGAGGGTCAGGGGACCGTCGAATTCGACCGCGACACGCCCGCCGATGCCGCTCATCCCGAAATCAAGGCATTCATCAATCAGGGGGTGGCTCAGCTTCACACCTTCTTCTATTTGGAAGCGGAGCGTTCGTTTCGCCAGGCGGCCAAGCTTGATCCCGACCGCGCGATCGCCTATTGGGGGATGGCGATGGCCAACATCGAGAACCCTGACCGAGCCCGCGGGTTTCTGGAACAGGCCCGCCGTCCTGAGCGTTGGAACAAGGCGTCAAAACGCGAGCAAATGCACATTGAGGCCTTTGCTGCTCGGATGGACAAGGACCTAGCGAACAATCCCAAGGAGGCGCATCGGCGTTGGATCAAGGGGTTGGAGGCGATCGTCGAGGCGTACCCCGACGACCTGGACGCGCTAAGTTGGATCGCGCTAGCGGTCTGGCGGGGCGAGTCGTCCGACGGGGTCGGCAGCCGCCACGCGGTCGATCGCTTGCTGGAGGAGGTGTTGGAGGCTCGTCCCGACCATCCCGGCGCGTTGCATTATCGAATCCATTTGTGGGACGAAGCCAAACCCGAGCGAGCGTTGTCAGCCGCGCCGCGCTATGGTCCGGCGGCCCCGGGGATCGCCCACGCCTGGCACATGCCCGGCCACATTTACTCGAAGTTGCACCGTTATGACGACGCGACGTTTCAGCAGGAAGCCTCAGCGCGGGTCGATCACGCCTACATGATCCGCGACCGAGTGATGCCGTTCGAGATTCATAACTACGCGCACAACAATGAATGGTTGGCAAAAAACCTGTTGTTCCAGGGGCGGACGCGGGAGGCGATCGCGGTGGCGCGCGACCTGTTCGACCAGCCCCGCGACCCTGAGCTCAACCATCCCGGCAAAGCCTACTGCGCTCGCAACCTGGGCCAGACCCGCTGGCTTCAAGCGTTGTCCTGGTTTGGTCTTTGGGACCAGTTCCGAGCCGCGGACGCCCAGGGACTCTTCGAGTGGTCCGACACGCCGGAGGACCGTCTCAAGCGGCTGTCGCACCGGGGCCGCGCCGCAGCGGCGCTGGGCGACGCGACCGAGCTTGATCGACAGATCGACGAAGTGAAAAGCGAACTGATTCGGACGCTGGACGAGGAACTGGCCAAGGCGCGACGGGAGAAGGAGGCGGCCGAGGCCGAGGCTCAGGGTGTGGACAAGCCGCCCCCGTCGGCTCCCGAAGTCCGGGCGGAGGGACTCAAGCCGATCCCGCGGGCGAGCCTGGAGGGGTTGCTCGCCGAGTTGGAGGGGTGGCGGTGGTTGGCTCGGGGCGACCGCGCCGCGGCGTTGGCGCGGTTCGAGGCGGCCAGCGAGATGAGGTCGGTCGAGAAAGCCCGGGCGTTGGCGGCTTGCGGAGCGGTCGAACGGGCGATCGAGACGATCGGCCACACGGTGGCCACGTCGCCCAACGAAGTGGTCCCTCTGGCGGCTCAAGTCGAGCTTCTGGCCGACGCTGGGCGGATCGACGAGGCGAAACAGGCCTGCGCCGCCCTGCTCGCGCTGGCTCGGCGCGCCGACGAGGATTGGCCGGCGTTGATTCGTATTCGTCGGATGGCCCAGACCTGGGGGGTCGAGGTTGGCCCAACGCCTTCGGGTCCCTACCCGCCCGAGCGGTTCGACCTCAACCAGCTGGGGCCGCTGACCTGGCAACCATTCCCCGCCGAAGAGATCGCGCTGCCCGACACCGAAGGCGTCACCTGGAGGTTGTCCGACCACCGGGGGCGGTTCTTGGTTCTGTTGTTTTACCTGGGCATGGACTGCGCCCATTGCATGGAGCAATTGCGGCTCTTCGGTCAGCACCACGAGGCGTTACGCGAATTGGGGGCCGACGTGGTAGGAATCTCCACCGACGACACGGCCCGCACCCGAGCACTCAAGCACAACAAAGATGGCGTGGCCTTTCCCATGACCTTGTTGGCCGACCCGGAGTTGAAGACGTTTCGGGCCTTGACGGCCTATGATGATTTCGAAGACCAACCGTTGCACGCGATTGTTTTGGTGGACCCTCACGGCGCGGTGCGTTACCTGAAGGTGTCGGCCGATCCGTTCCTCGACGTCGCATTCGTCAAGCGAGAACTTGAGCGGTTGGCTCGCTTGGAGCGAGTCCGAAACGCCGACCACGCAGCCTCCGCAACTCCCCCGGCCGCCTTGGGCCAAGTGGCAGGCTGCGGTAAGTGA